The Gemella haemolysans genome includes a region encoding these proteins:
- a CDS encoding Rib/alpha-like domain-containing protein, which produces MYSKNNKKMNEQKQLEKVNQYGIKKFNVGTASVLVAAGFAFLGGGNALASNDTVVNNANESATTPAATTTAKEETPAPTVAKANRANLSAAIARVQNAIAKATVTEKTASAIEEGKAELANAQALEASETATQGEVDKATVALKNRAFVLESMPKAKAEPKETSEAKPKAEVKEEKVNKNQDLRNGKAIPGKGESGFRTTPTGVGEKAAEGPTSNNKRGVGANPVDNVISSLKNQFGDIDFNTPDVVKKSTTVENQYSRNNAAIPNPAPEKLGKITYNWKEKRIENEIDGWKIEGTNNYVTAIKPEAPTEVAADRPAGFEPKPSKVYDNNGSIERQYNDTPTPNNPLAPNKANQNYANGVNYSSVPGVPLNNAEHSAVGKGYYIQLNKKGTQISKEFNVNPNSRLYLSALTGGAYGNMGTAGTGEKVEITVTDADTGEVLRTVTDANNNSETTHVSTPYGDGGNGNGFGFWRTIINTPNTTKKIKITIKALEDGPAFKKTYPVNGKTEIEDGYFVGGVNLTVGAALEMTTDVIRNKSTSSYGQDVLYKDKESGQLRVTVKNVGGLPTYGAYEYTVKIPEGVELKDSVKKANEWNWPGPYQVVSYDETTRTLRLKFNAGDSDPAKNGTRTFGIDFTTAKNFKGTATFKVTAEIKEGFTDLQGNRVLENTGVVNPNSPYRNTFNALGNTDNPDYYYNKTIYIDTVKPVAPTVEPVHTDSIIGEKTDKNQVKELLVSVPTEKQTNLTDETREKQDIAENDRNNGTNRDANTEVENIKEAIGGLTSLKVTLPNSKTPITLTKKADGWYNGATKVEVRDGKLVVPVPAGTDLTEANETTNPDKRIKVTVLDKAGNESDPAYANVLNEAPTVAVEKRDLYVYKTKEADKWNNAKVLEKAKPSATDLEDDRDGVESTKPTIAVSNAGNLDTTTVGDYTVKVQSTDSEGKKSTEVDVTVHVLDLIKVDPTVTTDPTNPSTTAPVSPKTADTPVKEGDENLGKYPAGVTREDLVKEVTRTIKYLKEEDANKDDATPLYAEKVQKVTYKRTATVNPETKEVTYSDWEVYNEADKLTDAKADGTNGKYNSAESRVINNYLLVDNADKLVPEKDAPKPTQNGTVSSEVKKVLYKEIGSFVPEYPAGKKPQGAPEKINYPNHPTDPTKPGDFSTVTIPYVPGYTPVYNGQELTPKNPNDPTQGYNVPEGFTPADNFGTSPITYTPSTQKAKVVIEKKVDGGANEVVSTFDLTGKSGSELPASTDVDNKIKELKNQGYEVESDEYHTQDNHYPTFDDKEDVNPTDGSSAPSQTFKIVVKPRIVEVSSSTPHEKDSPVDPNGENPDLKWPDGLKESDLNTTAKRVISYVKKDSDTAPEVKAKDDTVQTVPFTRKASVNLVTKEVTYTDWESPNKTWDKVGVDVLPGYIADKKEIPAKEAVTPVKDTKVIPDETDKVTYTKIGSWIPVDPTTGKDGEPIPFPNDPNDPTKTGEITQIIPHKDGYTPKDGNGTPLEPVNPANPEQGYKPPKITDPKANIKITYDKDDQKAKVKFVSVDEKGVETPLDAKYNIDDLTGKSGDKIPEEKVQARVDVLKSMGYDIVDNPFDQDPTFDTRKETDQEFTIKVKPKVSTAKPVYVVEGDKPSSEKLKDAVTTKGNEKTVDETKLPETTGKVGDDTLTAPVTVTYGSGVNKREEIVPVPVTVLPKVKPEGVVVLKNSDKTKLEKAIKEEAEKAAKNLKGLPEGVTVTVTNVETNTVPGTENAGKQTPAKVQVKYTDKDGNEITKVIEVPVNVVEALPKPIETPVTKTPLTPEDYTKGIKIPEGGKVTNVENLPDLTTPGKKDPVKVTVTLPNGKTITVEVPVTVTPVKEIETPVTKTPLTPEDYTKGITIPEGGKVTNVENIPDLTTPGKKDPVKVTVELPNGKTITVEVPVNVTPVKEIETPVTKTPLTPEDYTKGITIPEGGKVTNVENIPDLTTPGKKDPVKVTVELPNGKTITVEVPVNVTPVKKIETPVTKTPLTPEDYTKGIKIPEGGKVTNVENIPDLTTPGKKDPVKVTVELPNGKVVTVEVPITVTPVKEIETPVTKTPLTPEDYTKGIKIPEGGKVTNVENIPDLTTPGKKDPVKVTVELPNGKVVTVEVPITVTPVKEIETPVTKTPLTPEDYTKGIKIPEGGKVTNVENIPDLTTPGKKDPVKVTVELPNGKVVTVEVPITVTPVKEIEIPVTKTPLTPEDYTKGIKIPEGGKVTNVENIPDLTTPGKKNPVKVTVELPNGKTITVEVPVNVTPVKDIVKNIGDPITNEDVEKNVKIPEGGKIVSIGDKPGTDTPGVKPVVPVVIELPNGKQITVEVPVIVKPKVTPVVVKVGTPVTEEDVKKHVDLPEGWKVTKVGEIPTTATPGAKPSVTVEVELPDGRKVTVEVPVTVTPKHVEPSTPAGPTTPEQPQGENGNKPQPETPAKPEKPSENTKPEVPKAPVAKAGEKVLPNTGIADNNSALAGLGLAILGLATAARRRKQK; this is translated from the coding sequence ATGTATAGTAAAAATAATAAAAAAATGAATGAACAAAAACAACTTGAAAAAGTTAATCAATACGGGATTAAAAAATTCAATGTTGGAACAGCTTCAGTATTAGTGGCAGCTGGATTTGCATTCTTAGGAGGGGGTAACGCTTTAGCGAGTAACGATACTGTGGTAAACAATGCTAATGAATCAGCAACGACACCAGCTGCAACGACAACAGCTAAAGAAGAAACACCTGCACCAACAGTAGCAAAAGCAAACAGAGCTAACCTAAGTGCTGCAATCGCGCGTGTCCAAAATGCAATTGCAAAAGCAACTGTAACAGAAAAAACAGCTTCAGCAATTGAAGAAGGAAAAGCAGAATTAGCTAATGCTCAAGCTTTAGAAGCAAGTGAAACAGCTACACAAGGTGAAGTTGATAAAGCGACAGTAGCATTAAAAAATAGAGCTTTCGTATTAGAAAGTATGCCGAAAGCTAAAGCAGAACCTAAAGAAACTTCAGAAGCTAAGCCTAAGGCAGAAGTTAAAGAAGAAAAAGTAAATAAAAACCAAGATCTAAGAAATGGGAAGGCTATACCAGGTAAAGGGGAAAGTGGATTTAGGACAACACCTACTGGTGTAGGAGAAAAAGCTGCAGAAGGTCCTACTAGTAATAATAAAAGAGGGGTGGGAGCTAACCCAGTAGATAACGTTATATCAAGTTTGAAAAATCAATTCGGAGATATTGATTTTAATACACCAGATGTTGTGAAAAAATCTACAACAGTCGAAAACCAATATTCGAGAAATAATGCTGCTATTCCGAACCCAGCACCAGAGAAATTAGGAAAAATTACTTATAATTGGAAAGAAAAAAGAATTGAAAATGAAATTGATGGATGGAAAATAGAAGGAACAAATAATTATGTAACAGCTATTAAACCTGAAGCTCCAACAGAAGTTGCGGCTGATAGACCTGCTGGATTTGAACCCAAACCATCTAAAGTTTACGATAATAATGGAAGTATAGAGAGACAGTATAACGATACTCCTACTCCAAACAATCCTTTAGCGCCTAATAAAGCAAATCAAAACTATGCAAATGGTGTTAACTACTCAAGTGTACCTGGTGTTCCTTTAAATAATGCAGAACATTCTGCTGTCGGTAAAGGCTATTATATTCAGTTGAATAAAAAAGGTACACAAATTTCAAAAGAATTTAATGTTAATCCGAATTCTAGATTATACCTTAGTGCATTAACGGGTGGAGCATATGGGAATATGGGGACTGCTGGTACTGGTGAAAAAGTAGAAATCACAGTTACAGATGCAGATACGGGTGAAGTTTTAAGAACAGTAACAGATGCGAATAATAATAGTGAAACAACACACGTTTCAACTCCTTATGGAGATGGAGGAAATGGTAATGGTTTTGGGTTCTGGAGAACCATTATTAATACTCCAAATACTACTAAAAAAATTAAAATAACGATTAAAGCATTAGAAGATGGTCCGGCATTTAAAAAGACTTATCCTGTAAATGGTAAAACAGAAATTGAAGATGGATATTTTGTAGGAGGAGTTAACTTGACTGTTGGTGCAGCTTTAGAAATGACAACAGATGTTATCCGTAATAAATCAACTTCTTCATATGGTCAAGATGTATTGTATAAAGATAAAGAGTCTGGTCAATTAAGAGTAACTGTGAAAAATGTAGGAGGGTTACCAACTTATGGTGCTTATGAATATACTGTAAAAATTCCTGAGGGTGTTGAATTAAAAGATTCTGTAAAAAAAGCAAATGAATGGAATTGGCCTGGTCCTTACCAAGTGGTATCATATGATGAAACAACTAGAACACTTAGATTGAAATTCAATGCGGGGGATTCTGATCCTGCCAAAAATGGAACTCGAACATTCGGTATTGATTTCACAACAGCGAAAAACTTTAAAGGGACTGCTACTTTTAAAGTAACTGCAGAAATTAAAGAAGGATTTACAGATTTACAAGGAAACAGAGTATTAGAAAATACAGGCGTTGTAAATCCAAATAGTCCATATAGAAATACATTTAATGCACTTGGAAATACAGATAATCCAGATTATTACTACAATAAAACAATTTATATTGATACTGTTAAACCTGTTGCTCCTACAGTAGAACCAGTCCATACAGATAGTATTATTGGCGAAAAAACTGATAAAAATCAAGTTAAAGAGTTGCTAGTTTCTGTTCCTACGGAAAAACAAACAAACTTAACAGATGAAACTAGAGAAAAACAAGATATTGCTGAAAACGATAGAAATAACGGAACGAACCGTGATGCGAACACTGAGGTAGAGAATATTAAAGAAGCTATTGGTGGATTAACTTCATTAAAAGTTACTTTACCGAATAGTAAAACACCAATTACTCTAACGAAGAAAGCAGATGGTTGGTATAATGGTGCAACAAAAGTTGAAGTACGTGATGGTAAATTAGTTGTTCCAGTTCCAGCAGGCACAGATTTGACGGAAGCGAATGAGACAACAAATCCGGACAAACGTATCAAAGTCACTGTGCTTGATAAAGCAGGTAACGAATCAGATCCAGCTTATGCTAATGTTCTAAACGAAGCTCCAACAGTAGCAGTTGAGAAAAGAGATTTATATGTTTATAAAACAAAAGAAGCTGATAAATGGAACAATGCTAAAGTTTTAGAAAAAGCTAAACCATCAGCAACTGACTTAGAAGATGATCGTGATGGAGTTGAGTCTACTAAACCAACAATCGCAGTAAGTAATGCAGGTAACTTAGATACAACTACAGTTGGAGATTATACTGTAAAAGTTCAATCAACTGATAGTGAAGGTAAGAAATCAACAGAAGTCGATGTAACGGTTCACGTATTAGATTTAATTAAAGTAGATCCAACAGTAACAACAGACCCAACAAATCCAAGCACAACAGCTCCAGTATCTCCAAAAACAGCAGATACACCTGTAAAAGAAGGAGACGAAAATCTTGGTAAATATCCAGCAGGAGTTACTCGAGAAGACTTAGTTAAAGAAGTTACACGTACAATTAAGTATCTAAAAGAAGAAGATGCAAACAAAGATGATGCAACTCCTCTATACGCTGAAAAAGTACAAAAAGTAACGTATAAACGTACAGCAACGGTTAACCCAGAAACAAAAGAGGTAACTTACTCTGATTGGGAAGTTTACAATGAAGCTGATAAATTAACAGATGCTAAAGCAGATGGTACTAATGGTAAGTATAATTCAGCTGAATCTCGAGTTATAAATAATTATTTATTAGTAGATAATGCGGATAAACTTGTACCAGAAAAAGATGCTCCTAAGCCAACACAAAATGGAACAGTATCTTCTGAAGTGAAGAAAGTTCTTTATAAGGAGATTGGTTCGTTTGTTCCTGAGTACCCAGCAGGTAAGAAACCACAAGGAGCACCAGAAAAAATAAATTATCCAAATCATCCAACAGATCCAACAAAACCAGGGGACTTTAGTACTGTAACAATTCCTTATGTACCAGGATATACTCCAGTATATAACGGACAAGAATTAACACCGAAAAATCCAAACGATCCAACACAAGGATACAATGTTCCAGAAGGATTTACACCAGCTGATAATTTTGGAACATCACCAATTACGTATACTCCGTCAACTCAGAAAGCTAAAGTAGTCATTGAGAAGAAAGTAGATGGAGGAGCTAATGAGGTTGTTTCTACCTTTGATTTAACTGGTAAATCTGGTTCAGAATTACCAGCAAGTACGGATGTTGATAACAAAATCAAAGAACTTAAAAACCAAGGTTATGAAGTAGAAAGTGATGAATATCATACTCAAGATAATCACTATCCAACATTTGATGACAAGGAAGATGTTAACCCAACAGATGGTTCATCAGCACCTTCTCAAACATTTAAAATTGTTGTAAAACCTAGAATTGTTGAAGTTTCTTCGTCAACACCTCATGAAAAAGATAGTCCAGTAGATCCAAATGGAGAAAATCCAGATCTTAAATGGCCAGATGGATTAAAAGAGTCTGATTTGAATACAACTGCTAAACGTGTGATTTCTTATGTGAAGAAAGATTCTGATACAGCTCCTGAAGTAAAAGCTAAGGATGATACTGTTCAAACGGTGCCATTCACAAGAAAAGCGAGCGTTAATCTTGTTACTAAAGAAGTAACTTATACAGATTGGGAAAGTCCAAATAAAACATGGGATAAAGTTGGGGTAGATGTTCTACCTGGATATATTGCAGATAAAAAAGAAATTCCAGCGAAAGAAGCAGTAACTCCTGTAAAAGATACAAAAGTAATTCCTGATGAAACTGATAAAGTTACTTATACGAAGATTGGAAGCTGGATTCCAGTTGATCCAACAACTGGTAAGGATGGAGAACCAATTCCATTCCCTAATGATCCAAACGATCCAACGAAAACAGGAGAAATTACGCAAATTATTCCTCATAAAGATGGATATACTCCGAAAGATGGAAATGGAACACCATTAGAACCAGTAAATCCTGCAAATCCAGAACAAGGATATAAACCACCGAAAATTACAGATCCAAAAGCAAATATCAAGATTACCTATGATAAAGATGATCAAAAAGCAAAAGTTAAATTTGTTTCAGTAGATGAGAAAGGTGTTGAAACACCATTAGATGCGAAATATAATATTGATGATCTTACTGGTAAATCAGGAGATAAAATTCCAGAAGAAAAAGTTCAAGCACGTGTTGATGTTTTGAAATCTATGGGATATGATATTGTAGATAATCCATTTGATCAGGATCCAACGTTTGATACTAGGAAAGAAACAGATCAAGAGTTTACAATTAAAGTTAAACCAAAAGTTTCAACTGCAAAACCTGTTTATGTAGTAGAAGGAGATAAACCATCTTCAGAAAAATTAAAAGATGCTGTTACTACTAAAGGAAATGAGAAAACAGTAGATGAAACTAAACTTCCTGAAACAACTGGAAAAGTTGGAGATGATACATTGACAGCTCCAGTAACAGTAACATACGGTTCAGGGGTTAATAAACGTGAAGAAATAGTACCAGTACCAGTAACAGTATTACCAAAAGTTAAACCAGAAGGTGTAGTAGTACTGAAAAATAGCGATAAAACTAAATTAGAAAAAGCTATTAAAGAAGAAGCAGAAAAAGCAGCTAAAAATCTTAAAGGGTTACCAGAAGGTGTAACAGTTACAGTAACAAATGTTGAAACAAACACTGTACCTGGAACAGAAAATGCAGGAAAACAAACACCAGCTAAAGTACAAGTTAAATACACAGATAAAGATGGAAATGAAATTACAAAAGTGATTGAAGTACCAGTAAATGTTGTAGAAGCTTTACCTAAACCAATCGAAACACCAGTTACAAAAACACCATTAACACCAGAGGATTACACTAAAGGAATTAAGATTCCAGAAGGTGGAAAAGTAACAAACGTTGAAAATCTACCAGACTTAACAACACCAGGTAAGAAAGATCCGGTTAAAGTAACAGTAACATTACCAAATGGTAAAACAATTACAGTAGAAGTACCGGTAACAGTGACACCAGTTAAGGAAATCGAAACACCAGTAACTAAGACACCATTAACACCGGAAGACTATACTAAAGGAATTACAATACCAGAAGGTGGAAAAGTAACGAATGTAGAAAACATTCCAGACTTAACAACACCAGGTAAGAAAGATCCGGTTAAAGTAACAGTAGAATTACCAAATGGTAAAACAATTACAGTAGAAGTACCAGTAAATGTAACACCAGTTAAGGAAATCGAAACACCAGTAACTAAGACACCATTAACACCGGAAGACTATACTAAAGGAATTACAATACCAGAAGGTGGAAAAGTAACGAATGTAGAAAACATCCCAGACTTAACAACACCAGGTAAGAAAGATCCGGTTAAAGTAACAGTAGAATTACCAAATGGTAAAACAATTACAGTAGAAGTACCAGTAAATGTAACACCAGTTAAGAAAATCGAAACACCAGTAACTAAGACACCATTAACACCAGAGGATTACACTAAAGGAATTAAGATTCCAGAAGGTGGAAAAGTAACGAATGTAGAAAACATCCCAGACTTAACAACACCAGGCAAGAAAGATCCAGTTAAAGTAACAGTAGAATTACCGAATGGAAAAGTAGTTACAGTAGAAGTACCGATAACAGTGACACCAGTTAAGGAAATCGAAACACCAGTAACTAAGACACCATTAACACCAGAGGATTACACTAAAGGAATTAAGATTCCAGAAGGTGGAAAAGTAACGAATGTAGAAAACATTCCAGACTTAACAACACCAGGTAAGAAAGATCCAGTTAAAGTAACAGTAGAATTACCGAATGGAAAAGTAGTTACAGTAGAAGTACCGATAACAGTGACACCAGTTAAGGAAATCGAAACACCAGTAACTAAGACACCATTAACACCAGAGGATTACACTAAAGGAATTAAGATTCCAGAAGGTGGAAAAGTAACGAATGTAGAAAACATTCCAGACTTAACAACACCAGGTAAGAAAGATCCAGTTAAAGTAACAGTAGAATTACCGAATGGAAAAGTAGTTACAGTAGAAGTACCGATAACAGTGACACCAGTTAAGGAAATCGAAATACCAGTAACTAAGACACCATTAACACCAGAGGATTACACTAAAGGAATTAAGATTCCAGAAGGTGGAAAAGTAACGAATGTAGAAAACATCCCAGACTTAACAACACCAGGTAAGAAGAATCCGGTTAAAGTAACAGTAGAATTACCAAATGGTAAAACAATTACAGTAGAAGTACCAGTAAATGTAACACCAGTTAAGGATATCGTTAAAAATATTGGAGATCCAATAACTAATGAAGACGTTGAGAAAAACGTTAAGATTCCAGAAGGTGGAAAAATTGTTTCTATCGGAGATAAACCAGGAACAGATACACCAGGTGTTAAACCAGTGGTTCCAGTAGTAATTGAATTACCAAATGGAAAACAAATTACAGTAGAAGTACCAGTAATTGTAAAACCTAAAGTTACTCCAGTAGTAGTAAAAGTAGGAACTCCAGTAACTGAAGAAGATGTTAAGAAACATGTAGACCTTCCAGAAGGATGGAAAGTTACTAAAGTTGGAGAAATTCCAACAACTGCAACACCAGGTGCTAAACCATCTGTAACTGTAGAAGTAGAATTACCTGATGGACGTAAAGTTACAGTAGAAGTACCAGTAACAGTAACACCTAAACATGTTGAACCATCAACACCAGCTGGACCAACAACTCCAGAACAACCACAAGGTGAAAATGGTAATAAACCACAACCTGAAACACCAGCTAAACCAGAAAAACCTTCTGAAAATACAAAACCAGAAGTACCGAAAGCTCCAGTAGCTAAAGCAGGTGAAAAAGTATTACCTAATACAGGTATCGCAGATAACAACTCTGCATTAGCAGGTTTAGGATTAGCAATCTTAGGATTAGCAACGGCTGCAAGAAGACGCAAACAAAAATAA